A stretch of DNA from Bradyrhizobium algeriense:
CTGCTGGAAGAGAAGAAGTAGCATCGGCAGCCACGTGATGAAGGTGCCACGCGAATGAAAAAGCCCCGCGCAGCGGGGCTTTTTTGCTATCGGCCGGCAGGCGAGCCGGGCCCCGCCGGAGCCAGTGTCGAACCGCTGGGCGAGGGGTTGATGTGGGTGTTCCCCGACGGGTTCACTCCGCTGTTCCGTGCGGCCGCGGCACTGCCGGCATTGTTGGTCATGCCGGTGTCAGCGGGGCTGCCGGTCGCATTGCCGGTCGTCGTTCCGCCTGATGTCGTTCCACTGGTGGAAGATCCCGTCGTCGTGCCGCCCGTTGCCGCACCACCCGTGGCCGAACTTCCTGTGGAGCCGCCGGTGGACTGTGCCAGCGCGTAAGTACCCGTGAATGCCAGCGCTGTCGCCAATCCCAATGCTGCGAGTTTCATGATTGCTCCTTTTCTTGGCTTGCGTAACGCGCCAACGAGGTCCGCCAACGGAGCGTTCCCGCCTGCCGATCACAGTTCGTTGCTGTTCCCATGAAGATTTCCACTGGCCACAAATGTGGAAGCGCAGTGTTGCTTCTGTGGAATCGCCAGCCGATATTTCGCATTCAATCACAACTGAAGATTGTCTGATTGAACTTGCCGCGCTATCAAGGCCACTAAGGACCGTCCGTCCGGTTTGCCTGGAATGCGCCATGCCCGTTGCTCTCGTCGTCTTGCTGCTCGATATCACGCTGATCTATCACGCATCGAAGACGGGCCGCCTGCAGCCCTGGGCCTTCATCATCCTGATGATCCCGCTGGTCGGCGCGCTCGCCTACATCGTTGTCGAACTGGTGCCAGAATGGTTTGGAAGTCCCGGTGCCCAGCAGGCACGCAAGCGCATCGCCGGCAAACTCGACCCGGAAAAGCTCTATCGCGAGCTATCCGATCGGCTCGCCAACACAGACACTGTTGCCAATCGCGCCGCGCTGGCAGCGGAGTGCCTTAGGCTGGCGAGATTCGACGAAGCGGTGCGTCACTACGATCACATCCTGATGCTGCCGCTCGGTGGCGAGCCGGCCTATGCGCTGGGCAGGGCGCAGGCCGAATTCGGTCGTAACCGTCCGGCCGAGGCACTCGCCACGTTGGACGATCTGCAAAAGCGCTGGCCGGACTTTGAATCGGCGGAGGGGCATTTGCTCTATGCGCGTGCGTTGGCAGAGGTCGGGCGGATTGACGAGGCGCTCGAAGAGTACCACGCGCTCGTGGCCTACTTCCCCGGCGCGGAGGCGCGGGTCCGTTACGGCATGCTGCTGCGCATGGCGGGTCGCAACGCTGAAGCCAGAGTCGTATTCAACGAACTGCTGCTGCAGATGAAACGCGCGCCCAAATATCTGCGCGAGGCGCAGGCCGAATGGCTTTCGATTGCTGAAAAGCAATTGTTGGGCTGAGTAGCAGCGGCCGAAGACATTCTTTGTTCAACTGCCTTTGTTCAACTGCGGAATCTTTGTTCAATTGCGGCAAGTGGCTGGCCTGAAACTTGCTCGTATCTCCTGATCCCAAACGCGGATTTTCCGATCGTCGGACGGAGATAGATCATGCCCATTCGCAAGGCTTCCCGCACGGTTAATGCTTCCTGCACGGTTGCGCTGCTGACCGCGCTCCTGTCGTCCCATTCGGCGATGGCTGAATCCACGCTGCGCATCGCCATGACAGCGTCCGATATCCCCACTGCAACCGGGCTGCCGAACAACGGTTTCGAGGGAATGCGCTTCCTCGGCTATCCGATCTTCGAAGGATTGGTGCTTTGGGATTTGACCAAGACCGACCGGCTGGCGACCTTGCGTCCCGGGCTCGCGGAGAAATGGGAACAGGACCCCAGCGACAACAAGACCTGGATTTTTCATCTGCGCCAGGGCGTCAAATTCCACGACGGCACCGATTTCAATGCCGACGCCGTGATCTGGAATCTTGACCGTTATTTCAACAGCGAGAGCCCGCAATTTGAGCCGCCGAGTTCAGCGATGTCGCGGGCGCGTGTTCCCGTGATGGGCAGCTACAAGAAGATCGACGACGCAACCGTCGCCATCACCACCACGAAGCCGGCTTCCTATTTTCCCCATATGGCGGTCTATCTTCTGTTCACCTCGCCGACATCGTTCGAGAAGGCGGGAAAGGAATGGGCGAAGGTCGCGACCTTGCCGGCGGCTGGCACCGGGCCGTTTCGGATCACCAAAGTGGTGCCGCGGCAGGAAGCTGATCTGGCGCGCTGGGACAAATATTGGGACCCGGGCAGGATGGCAAAAGTCGACAATGTCGTGCTGATGCCGATCCCCGAGGCGAATTCGCGATTGGCCGCGTTGCGCTCCGGCCAGGTCGACTGGATTGAAGTGCCGCCGCCTGACGGCATCGCCTCCCTGAAATCCGCGGGCTTCACCATTACCACCGGCTCCTATCCGCATGTCTGGCCGTGGTTCTACAACATCGGCGCGGCCAACAGCCCGTTCAGGGATGTCAGAGTTCGCCAGGCGCTGAACTATTGCATCGATCGGGAAGGGCTGGTCTCGCTGCTCAACGGCACCGCGGAGCCGTCGGTCGGGTGGCTCAAGGCCAGCGATCCCGATTTCGGCGCGCCGGTCAATCGCTACAAGTTCGAGCCCGCCAAGGGCAAGGCTCTGCTCGCGGAAGCAGGCTACACGCCGGCGAAGCCGCTCTCGTTCAAGGCGCTGATCTCGAATTCCGGCTCGGGGCAGATGCTGCCGTTGCCGATGAACGAGTACTTGCAGCAGAATCTGAAAGAGGCCTGCGGCGTCAACGTGGAATTCGACGTGATCGAATGGCAGGTGCTGCTGACGGCGGCGCGCGCCACGCCTGACAGCCCGAATCTGCGCGGCGCGATGGCGCTCAATATCAGTTCGCCGTCGTCGGATGCCGGCGTCATGGCGCGCTATTTTCTGGCTGCCAATTTCTCGCCGAACGGTTTCAATTTCGAGCAGTGGAAAGACGACGAATTCGAAGACGCGCTGAAGACGATCTCGGAATCGACCGATTCGAAGGCGATCTCGACCGCCTACCGCAAGGCGCATGAGCGGCTCGTCGACAATCCGCCGTGGCTCTACATCGTCCACGATCTCAATCCCCGCGCGATGAGCCCGAAGGTCAAGGGGTTTGTTTCGCCGCAGTCGTGGTTCGTCGATCTGACGCTGGTGAGCGTGCAATAGCTGCGTGGCGCTCAGCCGCCGCGACGCCGCCACCGCCGGTAGGCGTCTTTCGGGATCGTCATGGCGGCGACACCGGCTGTTACAAGGACGAGGCCGAGCGCGAGATTGGCGGGCACGGCTTCGCCGAGCAGGATCACCGACAGGCCGACGCCGATCGGGATGCGCAGGTAACCTTGTGCGTTGGTGGTGAGCGTGCCGAGCCGCGTCAGGCACATGTAAAATAGCATCAGGCCGAAGGCGCTGGAGAATATGCTCATCGCGACTGTTGCAACCAGCGCCTCAGCCGTCGGCCGCAAGGTCCAGGGATGATCGATTACCAGTGATGCTGGCAGCAATATTAGCCCGCCGAACAGCAGCGAGCCCGCGGCCACCACCATCGGGTCGTAGTCGGTCAGCCGCAGACCGAAGATCGTGGCGCAGGCGAACGAGATGGTGGCGATCAGGATGACGATCTCGGCAAATATATTGGTATCAAGCGTCTCGAGCGCGTCGAGGCCGATGATCACGGCCGTTCCGACAAGTCCCAGAATGGCGCCGGCAAGCTTCAGCAGCGTGGCCGGCTCGTGCCGCGTAATGGCCCAAGTGATGAGAAAGGCGAAGATCGGCGTCGTCGAGGCCAGCACCACCGTATTTGACGCCGGCACATATTGCTGCGCCCAGGTGATCAGCAGGAACGGAAACGTCGAATTGATGGTCTGCTGCTGGGCGAACAGCTTCCAGGCCTTCGCTTCCGTCGGCATCGGTATCCCGCGGACGCGCAGGACCACGAGCAGGAAGGCGGCCGCGATCAGCGAGCGGGCGGAAATGAAGGTGATCGGTGGAATCGAGCCGAGGCCGATCTTGGTCAGCGGATAGGTCGAACTCCAGCAGCACGCCAGCGCGAGCAGCAACGCATAGTTGCGCCAGCCGCGACGGGCCTTTGGCGCGTCAGGTAGCAACGGCGCTGGTGCCCGAGGGCTTCTTCCATTTCACCCGCTTGATGGTGCCTGAGAAGGTAAACAGCGACCGTTCGCCGGATTTCAATACGCCGCGCAGGAAGATCAGCGAGCCGCCGGCGCGGGTGATTTCGCCCTCGCATTCGACCAGCTCGCCCTCGCGCGCGGCGTCGAGAAACTCGCAGGCGAACGACACCGTGACACCGGGTCCCTCCAGCACGGAAGAGGCGATCGCAAACAGGCAGTAATCGGCGAACGACATGAAGCAGCCGCCATGGACGTTGCGCATGCCGTTGAGGTGCTTCTTCTCGACCCGGAACGCGCATTGCACGCGGCCGTTTTCGTCCATCCGGTGCCAGAACGGGCCGTTATGGGTCTCAAAACTGTCGCGGGTCCAGGTCCGCCAGCCCGCGAATTCGCCCTCGGTTTCGACATGCAGGTCGGGGCGCTGGTGAAATGCATTTTTGGGGAGTTCGTTCACTAAAAATGGCCCTTCAATCAGGTGTTTCCGCCCTTAAATCCGATCCGGGAACGATGTGCAAACGCCGATCCTGCAAAGCTCCCCCCGTAAAGCTCTGGACAGGGCGGAAATGCGCCATAAAAGGCCTTTTCGCACCCCCTCGATCTTCCTATTAAGGCACCCATGAACGAGCCCCAGATCACCCCCGAACTCGTCGCCAGCCATGGCCTGAAACCCGACGAGTATGAGCGCATCCTCAAGCTGATCGGGCGGGTGCCGAGTTTCACTGAACTGGGGATTTTCTCGGCGATGTGGAACGAGCATTGCTCGTACAAGTCCTCGCGCATCCATCTGCGGGGGCTGCCGACCAAGGCGCCCTGGGTGATCCAGGGCCCGGGCGAGAACGCCGGCGTCATCGACATCGGCGACGGGCAGGCGGTGGTCTTCAAGATGGAGAGCCACAACCACCCGAGCTATATCGAGCCCTATCAGGGCGCGACCACGGGCGTCGGCGGCATTTTGCGTGACGTCTTCACGATGGGCGCGCGGCCGATTGCCTGCCTCAATGCGCTCTCGTTTGGCGCGCCGGAACACCCCAAGACGCGGCATCTGGTGTCGGGCGTGGTCGCCGGCGTCGGCGGCTATGGCAATTCGTTCGGCGTGCCGACGGTCGGTGGCCAGGTGCGCTTCCACACCCGCTATGACGGCAACATCCTGGTCAATGCAATGGCGGTTGGTCTGGCCGACACCGACAAGATTTTCTATGCGGCGGCGTCAGGCGTGAACATGCCGATCGTCTATCTCGGCTCCAAGACCGGGCGCGACGGCATTCACGGCGCCTCGATGGCATCGGCCGAGTTCGATGACGATTCGGCCGAGAAGCGGCCGACGGTGCAGGTCGGCGATCCCTTTGCGGAAAAGCTCTTGCTGGAAGCCTGCCTCGAAATCATGGAAAAAGGTTGCGTGATCGCGATCCAGGACATGGGCGCGGCCGGGCTGACCTGCTCGGCGGTCGAGATGGGCGCCAAGGGCGATCTAGGCGTCGAACTCGATCTCAACGCGGTGCCGACGCGCGAAACCGGCATGAGCGCCTATGAGATGATGCTCTCGGAAAGCCAGGAGCGCATGCTCATGGTGCTGAAGCCCGAGAAGGAGCAAGAGGCCGAGGCGATCTTCAAGAAGTGGGGGCTGGATTTCGCCGTGGTCGGCTACACTACGCCGAGCAAGCGCTTCGTGGTCAAGCATGGCGGCGACGTCATGGCCGATTTGCCGATCAAGGAATTGGGCGACGAGGCGCCGATCTATGACCGCCCGCATGTGCCGTCCGCGGCGCTGCCGGTGGTGCAGGCGCGCGAGGTAAACCCGCCGCTCGGCATTTCGGCCGCGCTGGAAAAGCTGATCGCAACGCCCGAGCTGTGCTCGAAGCGCTGGGTGTGGGAGCAATACGATCACGTCATTCTCGGCAATACCGTGCAGCGGCCGGGCGGCGATGCCGCTGTGGTGCGCGTACAGGATGGGCCGAAGGGCCTTGCACTCACCGTCGACGTGACGCCGCGCTATTGCGAGGCCGATCCGTTCGAAGGCGGCAAGCAGGCTGTCGCCGAAGCCTGGCGCAACATCACAGCGGTCGGCGGCCGTCCGCTGGCGATTACCGACAATCTGAATTTCGGCAATCCGGAACGCCCTGAAATCATGGGCCAGTTCGTCGGCTGCCTGAAGGGTATTTCGGAAGCCTGCAGCGCGCTCGACTTCCCGGTCGTGTCGGGCAACGTCTCGCTCTACAACGAGACCAACGGCCGCGGCATTCTGCCGACGCCCTCAATCGGCGGCGTCGGTTTGCTCGACGATTTCACGAAATCCGCCACGCTGGCGTTCAAGGCTTCCGGTGAAGCGATCCTGCTGATCGGCGACACCCAAGGCTGGCTCGGGCAGTCGGTGTACCTGCGCGATATCTGCGGCCGCGAAGAGGGCGCGCCGCCGCCGGTCGATCTCGCGGCCGAAAAGCGCAATGGCGACGTGGTGCGCGGCATGATCCACGCCGGCACCGCAACTGCGGTGCATGACATCTCCGACGGCGGCTTATTGATTGCGCTCGCCGAGATGGCGATTGCCAGCGGCACCGGCGCGCAGCTATTGGCCGCGCCGGCCTCGATCGTGCCGCACGCCTACTGGTTCGGCGAGGATCAGGCGCGCTACATCGTGACGGTATCAGCGGCGGATGCCGGCCTGGTGCTGGCCAAGATGAAAGGCGCGGGCGTGCCGTGTGCGCGGATCGGCACCACGGGCGGCGATGCGATTGCGGTTGCGGGTGAGGCGCCGCTGGCGGTGAACGCGCTCAAGTCAGCGTTCGAGCACTGGCTGCCGGCCTATATGGGCGGCAAGGCGTCGTAGCGACGCCGCAACTTCGTAGCCCGCATGAGCGCAGCGACATGCGGGGCCAGTGTCCGCGTCGTCCCGCATGTCGCTGCGCTCATGCGGGCTACAGGACTACAGCACCTTCGTCGCGCCGGGGATCTGCCGCAACGCTCGCGTCAGCGCCCAGCTTCCTGCGACCGTCAGCACGAATCCGATCGTCGCCTTGACGATCGCCGGCAGGTCGTAGTCGAACAGCCAGTATTGCAGCCACAGCGCGATCGGGTAGTGCACCAGGAACATGCCGTAGGCGTCGGCCTGCATCGGATCGAGTAGCTTGGCTGTGCCTGATTGCCTGAACCTCTGGAAAAAGGCCAGGATCAGAAACATGATGGCCACGCTGAAGACGGTGAAGCAGATGGCATAGAGCGCTTCATACCAGTCCGGCAACGGCGACGGGTTGCCCAGTATTTCGCGCTTGATGAAGATCAGCACCCACAAGAGGCAATACGGAACGATCGCCAGCACCATCCAGTCCCAGCTGACCTTGGCCATCCGGCCGTCTGCAGCGAGCAGCCCGCGATCCATTTGCGCAACGCCTATGCCGGCACCGAAAAAGAAGTAGGTCGCGTAGAGCATCACGCGCCCGTGCTGCACCGAGAACGGCCCGAACTCGAACCAGCTGCTTGGTCCGTAGTGAACCAGCCCGGGGACGTAGAACGCGGCGGTGACAGCAAGCATGACCGCAAAGAACACTGCGGGTCGGCGACGGCCGTGCAGCGAGAGGCGGTTGATCGGATCGAGCATGTTGGGCGACAGCCGGTGCAGCAGGCAGGCAACCACGTCGAAGGCGAACAAAACCCAGAGAAACCAGATCGGCCCGCTCGGCCACGGACCCTTCGTCACCATGTTCCACCAATATTCCGAAAAGCCGATTTCGGGATGGTGCCGCAGGGAGATCGCGTAATAGGCGAGCGGAATGACCGTGAACGCGCAGATCACGAACGGCAGGCCAAGCCGAAGCAGGCGGTCCGCCAAGTAGTTCAGCGCTCCCTTCCGGGCGATGCCGGACCAGGCGAACAGTCCCGAAAGGAAAAAGAACATCGCCATGAAGAAACTGTCGGTGGCGAGCACGATCATGTCGAACCCGAAGAACGACTTCGGATCGGTGTGGCCGAAATAGGTATAGGGGATGACGGCATGGTGGAGGAGCACCACCAGCGTCAGGAAGGTGCGGGCGCGATCAAGCGAAAGGTTTCGCGTCCTGGCCTTGGGCACTGCACCCAATTCGGCGTGCCCCACGGCGGAAATCGATGTCATGCGCGCCTCCCGGCCGGGCTGTTTGTGCCGAATGTTGCAGCCGGGAACCCGATTCAGCAAGGCCCAATGTTCGCTGCCGTTTGCCACGGAATGGCCAGTAGTACAGACAAGTCTACCTATTCTGCGCAGCGCAGACACTTATGCCCCGGCGATGACAGACGGGAGACGGCCTACGCCATTTCCTCGATCGTCACCTTGTCCGGATAGAACGCCAGATGGCCTGATATCTCGGCCATGGCCGGGAAGGGCGTCTCATAGGTCCAGATCGAATTTTCGATGCTCTTGCCGTTGGCGTTGATGCTGAAATAGTTCGCATCCCCCTTGTAGGGGCAGTGGGTGGTCCGCTCGGTGCGGGCCAGCAGCGACATATTGGCATCCTCGCGCGGCACATATTGCACCGCCGGATAGCTGGCTTCCTTCAGGGTCAGCGCATGGGTGGTGTCGGCGATGACCACGCCGCCCACCGAGACGCGGACGCGCTTGGGGTTTGCCGTTATCGTGATCGGATGGTCGGGACCGGGCAATTTCATGATTTTCAGCCTCTTTTTCGGTCAGCCCATAATGATCGGGCGCGACCGGATCTCAGGTGTCAAACGGTCGAAGGCGGAATATAGTGCCGCCAGGCGTGACCTAGAAGAGCCTACGCGCTAGGTTCGGCCGTCACGGTCGCGCGAGCCGGCCGTGATTCGAAACACCTGACGGAGACATGCTGGATGCCGATGGATGCCCACGATATCGAATCGATGATCAAGGCAGCTATCCCCGATGCCGAGGTGACGATCCGCGATCTCGCAGGCGACGGCGACCACTACGCCGCGACCGTGATTTCGGAATCCTTCCGCGGCAAGTCGCGCGTGCAGCAGCACCAGATCGTCTACCAGTCGCTCAAGGGGCAGATGGGCGGCTTGCTGCATGCGCTGGCGCTGCAGACCGGAGTACCTAGCGGACCTGGAGTGCCGGAGGCCTAGGCCCCGACGGGCCACGCGGGGGCACCGATGACGGATAATCCGCACGGCGCGATGTTTCGCGCGATCGTGCCGCACCAGCACAGCCGCGTCACTTATGCGGAGCTGTTCTTCGACCTCGTTTTCGTTTTTGCGGTTACCCAGATCTCGCACACGCTGCTCGCCCATTTTACGCTGCTGGGTGCGCTGCAGGTCACGGTGCTGTTCCTCGCGGTCTGGTGGGTGTGGGTTTTCACCTCCTGGATCACCAACTGGCTCAATCCCGAAAAGACGCCGGTCCGGCTCCTGCTGTTTGCGATGATGCTGGGCGGCTTGGTGCTGTCGACCTCGATTCCGGCCGCGTTTGAAGCGCGGGGATTGTGGTTCGCCATCGCCTATGCGGCGATGCAGGTCGGCAAGACGATCTTTCTGTGGGTCTCGACGCCGCCGTCGCGCCCGCGGACACGCATGAACGCCATCCGGATCGCCGCCTGGCTTTCGATGTCGGCGGTCTTCTGGATCGCCGGCGGGATGATGGAGGGTCAGTCGCGGCTGGCGCTCTGGGCGATCGCGCTCGTCATCGAATATATTTCGCCGGCGGTGCGGTTCTGGATTCCCCGATATGGCGCGTCCTCCGTCGCGGACTGGATGATCGAAGGCGGCCACATGGCCGAGCGCTGCGCGCTCTTCATCATCATCGCGCTCGGAGAATCCATCGTCGTCATCGGCGCAACCTTTGCCGAACTCACCTGGACGACCGAAAACGTTCTGGCGTTCGTCGCAGCCTTCGTGGGTAGCCTCGCGATGTGGTGGATCTATTTCCACATCGGCGCCGAGGCCGGCTCCGAGCAGCTTTCAAAATCGAGCGAGCCGGGAAGGCTGGCGCGGCTGGCCTATACCTATCTGCACATGCCGATCGTTGCCGGCATCATCGTCACGGCGGTGGCGGACGAACTGGTGCTGAAGCACCCGGGCGGGCATTCCGATCTCAAGACGGTGATAAGCGCAATCGGCGGTCCGCTGCTGTTTCTGTTCGGGACCATCCTGTTCAAGCACAGCTTTCGCGGCTTCCTTCAGCTCTCGCACGGGGTCGGTATCATCGCACTCTGCGTGCTCGCCTGGTTCGCAAGCGAGCTGTCGCCGCTGATGCTGTCGATCCTGACCACCGCGATCATGATGGTGGTCGCGGTGTGGGAATCGGTCTCGCTGCAATCGGGTCCGAGAGAATAGTACCGTTAGAGCCTCATCGGTTCTGATTGAATCAGAACCGGGCTCTCGTCTTTCGTTTGATGCGTTTTCTTTACGCAAACCGAATCCACCCCCGGATCAAGTCCGAGGGCGTGGTTCGCCTGGAAACGCTCTAACTTGAAAGCGCTCTAATCAGGCAGCGATCGCCTGACCGGCAGAAATGGCGACGTGCTGTGCTGATCGACGACGTTTCGAAGAACGAGATTTGACAATTGCACCACGAGCGCCCGCAGCCTGGCATTTTCCTCGATGAGGGACACCCGTTCGGCGTCCGTCTCTTGATCCCAAGCCTGGTCCTCGCGAACGGAGGACGAGCTGGAATCTTCCTTCCGATTGCCGGACGCTGGATATGCGTTGCCCATAACTGACATCCCCTGGCACGAACACACCCCTAGCCGAGCCTGACGCAGAAATTCGACTGAGTCCGCGTCAAAAGTTGGACGTTTCGAAGGGCAAACGAGAGCGCGGATGGAGCGTTTTGCGGGCGGGCCGATAAAGATGAAGATTTGTTAAGAAGTTTGTCTATAGTGGGCGCGGCAAAGGTGCGGGGACGCGCGGCGGCGTAGCACCTTTCCATCAGACCTAGACCAGCGCGATTCACTCAGTGCCCACGGGGTTGCCGTGGTGGGAATGCGCGCCTATGAAACAAAGTGAAGCAAGAGTACGCATCATTCAGGAGTGGGATCGCTGGATCGTGACGCAGGCGATCGAGCAGGACGGACCCACCGGAAAAGACTCGTTGAAGTTCTTCCACGAACTGCAGGACGCCGGATCGGCGCTATTGGATTTCCAGTCTCGTGGGCAGGACAAGTGGCGGATCATTCACGCGTGGTTGCTGGGTGCAGATCGACTATTCGATGACTGGATATCCGCCGCGCCCCGGATCGCTCCAACACGCAGGATGCGACCGGAGCGCAGGAGATCTGACTGCAAGACTTGAACTGCAGAGACTTGAACTGCAGAGACCTGAACTGCAAAGCTCGGGACCACTCCTCAGGCTGACGCCGCCAGCGCGTGAACCGAAAACATCCGGTCGTGGTCGGTCCAGGATTCCCGTACCGACCAGCCGGAGTCGCGCGCCAGTGCGGTGAAGCGGTCGAGGCTGTATTTGTAGCTCGACTCGGTGTGGATGCTCTCACCCGGGCGGAATGAAAAATTCCGTCCGAGGATGCGCACGGTCTGCGCCTTCTTGGCGATCAGGTGC
This window harbors:
- a CDS encoding tetratricopeptide repeat protein; translation: MPVALVVLLLDITLIYHASKTGRLQPWAFIILMIPLVGALAYIVVELVPEWFGSPGAQQARKRIAGKLDPEKLYRELSDRLANTDTVANRAALAAECLRLARFDEAVRHYDHILMLPLGGEPAYALGRAQAEFGRNRPAEALATLDDLQKRWPDFESAEGHLLYARALAEVGRIDEALEEYHALVAYFPGAEARVRYGMLLRMAGRNAEARVVFNELLLQMKRAPKYLREAQAEWLSIAEKQLLG
- a CDS encoding ABC transporter substrate-binding protein codes for the protein MPIRKASRTVNASCTVALLTALLSSHSAMAESTLRIAMTASDIPTATGLPNNGFEGMRFLGYPIFEGLVLWDLTKTDRLATLRPGLAEKWEQDPSDNKTWIFHLRQGVKFHDGTDFNADAVIWNLDRYFNSESPQFEPPSSAMSRARVPVMGSYKKIDDATVAITTTKPASYFPHMAVYLLFTSPTSFEKAGKEWAKVATLPAAGTGPFRITKVVPRQEADLARWDKYWDPGRMAKVDNVVLMPIPEANSRLAALRSGQVDWIEVPPPDGIASLKSAGFTITTGSYPHVWPWFYNIGAANSPFRDVRVRQALNYCIDREGLVSLLNGTAEPSVGWLKASDPDFGAPVNRYKFEPAKGKALLAEAGYTPAKPLSFKALISNSGSGQMLPLPMNEYLQQNLKEACGVNVEFDVIEWQVLLTAARATPDSPNLRGAMALNISSPSSDAGVMARYFLAANFSPNGFNFEQWKDDEFEDALKTISESTDSKAISTAYRKAHERLVDNPPWLYIVHDLNPRAMSPKVKGFVSPQSWFVDLTLVSVQ
- a CDS encoding DMT family transporter, giving the protein MLPDAPKARRGWRNYALLLALACCWSSTYPLTKIGLGSIPPITFISARSLIAAAFLLVVLRVRGIPMPTEAKAWKLFAQQQTINSTFPFLLITWAQQYVPASNTVVLASTTPIFAFLITWAITRHEPATLLKLAGAILGLVGTAVIIGLDALETLDTNIFAEIVILIATISFACATIFGLRLTDYDPMVVAAGSLLFGGLILLPASLVIDHPWTLRPTAEALVATVAMSIFSSAFGLMLFYMCLTRLGTLTTNAQGYLRIPIGVGLSVILLGEAVPANLALGLVLVTAGVAAMTIPKDAYRRWRRRGG
- a CDS encoding PaaI family thioesterase, which produces MNELPKNAFHQRPDLHVETEGEFAGWRTWTRDSFETHNGPFWHRMDENGRVQCAFRVEKKHLNGMRNVHGGCFMSFADYCLFAIASSVLEGPGVTVSFACEFLDAAREGELVECEGEITRAGGSLIFLRGVLKSGERSLFTFSGTIKRVKWKKPSGTSAVAT
- the purL gene encoding phosphoribosylformylglycinamidine synthase subunit PurL is translated as MNEPQITPELVASHGLKPDEYERILKLIGRVPSFTELGIFSAMWNEHCSYKSSRIHLRGLPTKAPWVIQGPGENAGVIDIGDGQAVVFKMESHNHPSYIEPYQGATTGVGGILRDVFTMGARPIACLNALSFGAPEHPKTRHLVSGVVAGVGGYGNSFGVPTVGGQVRFHTRYDGNILVNAMAVGLADTDKIFYAAASGVNMPIVYLGSKTGRDGIHGASMASAEFDDDSAEKRPTVQVGDPFAEKLLLEACLEIMEKGCVIAIQDMGAAGLTCSAVEMGAKGDLGVELDLNAVPTRETGMSAYEMMLSESQERMLMVLKPEKEQEAEAIFKKWGLDFAVVGYTTPSKRFVVKHGGDVMADLPIKELGDEAPIYDRPHVPSAALPVVQAREVNPPLGISAALEKLIATPELCSKRWVWEQYDHVILGNTVQRPGGDAAVVRVQDGPKGLALTVDVTPRYCEADPFEGGKQAVAEAWRNITAVGGRPLAITDNLNFGNPERPEIMGQFVGCLKGISEACSALDFPVVSGNVSLYNETNGRGILPTPSIGGVGLLDDFTKSATLAFKASGEAILLIGDTQGWLGQSVYLRDICGREEGAPPPVDLAAEKRNGDVVRGMIHAGTATAVHDISDGGLLIALAEMAIASGTGAQLLAAPASIVPHAYWFGEDQARYIVTVSAADAGLVLAKMKGAGVPCARIGTTGGDAIAVAGEAPLAVNALKSAFEHWLPAYMGGKAS
- a CDS encoding acyltransferase encodes the protein MTSISAVGHAELGAVPKARTRNLSLDRARTFLTLVVLLHHAVIPYTYFGHTDPKSFFGFDMIVLATDSFFMAMFFFLSGLFAWSGIARKGALNYLADRLLRLGLPFVICAFTVIPLAYYAISLRHHPEIGFSEYWWNMVTKGPWPSGPIWFLWVLFAFDVVACLLHRLSPNMLDPINRLSLHGRRRPAVFFAVMLAVTAAFYVPGLVHYGPSSWFEFGPFSVQHGRVMLYATYFFFGAGIGVAQMDRGLLAADGRMAKVSWDWMVLAIVPYCLLWVLIFIKREILGNPSPLPDWYEALYAICFTVFSVAIMFLILAFFQRFRQSGTAKLLDPMQADAYGMFLVHYPIALWLQYWLFDYDLPAIVKATIGFVLTVAGSWALTRALRQIPGATKVL
- a CDS encoding DUF427 domain-containing protein; this translates as MKLPGPDHPITITANPKRVRVSVGGVVIADTTHALTLKEASYPAVQYVPREDANMSLLARTERTTHCPYKGDANYFSINANGKSIENSIWTYETPFPAMAEISGHLAFYPDKVTIEEMA
- a CDS encoding BolA family protein, producing the protein MPMDAHDIESMIKAAIPDAEVTIRDLAGDGDHYAATVISESFRGKSRVQQHQIVYQSLKGQMGGLLHALALQTGVPSGPGVPEA
- a CDS encoding low temperature requirement protein A, with the protein product MTDNPHGAMFRAIVPHQHSRVTYAELFFDLVFVFAVTQISHTLLAHFTLLGALQVTVLFLAVWWVWVFTSWITNWLNPEKTPVRLLLFAMMLGGLVLSTSIPAAFEARGLWFAIAYAAMQVGKTIFLWVSTPPSRPRTRMNAIRIAAWLSMSAVFWIAGGMMEGQSRLALWAIALVIEYISPAVRFWIPRYGASSVADWMIEGGHMAERCALFIIIALGESIVVIGATFAELTWTTENVLAFVAAFVGSLAMWWIYFHIGAEAGSEQLSKSSEPGRLARLAYTYLHMPIVAGIIVTAVADELVLKHPGGHSDLKTVISAIGGPLLFLFGTILFKHSFRGFLQLSHGVGIIALCVLAWFASELSPLMLSILTTAIMMVVAVWESVSLQSGPRE